The proteins below are encoded in one region of Triplophysa rosa unplaced genomic scaffold, Trosa_1v2 scaffold143_ERROPOS1151363, whole genome shotgun sequence:
- the cdc42ep1b gene encoding cdc42 effector protein 1b: protein MSLGKLPVIKGLVSTSQSRRRFKSDLSVDMISPPLGDFRHTMHIGRGGDVFGDTSFLSSYGGPAHDEEPHSPSGSRPTRFLSRTLRHVRRNPPARLRGGSRDLASPPPSVSPIIKTAISLPQLNLDASNGGLKRALLSTSISSPADSRFSYSLLDSGFVTLPRFSRMDQNFREASGSLCSDYRRSSLPENSDMTLTRSDSLTSFTVDLGPSLMTEVLGLIDSSRRLFSSTKDWDMEEEESSSVSPQDDDDDDEEQLNVCPVREEVRIEPQRFQEAADVLARHFGGGGEEERHRSSSFRHKRALYTFTEAEEEINV from the exons ATGAGTTTGGGGAAACTGCCGGTGATTAAAGGACTGGTGTCCACGTCTCAGAGCAGACGGCGTTTTAAAAGCGACCTATCCGTGGACATGATCAGTCCGCCCCTCGGGGACTTCCGGCACACGATGCACATCGGCCGCGGCGGAGATGTTTTTGGCGACACCTCATTTCTCAGCAGCTACGGAGGTCCAGCTCATGACGAGGAACCACATTCACCCTCCGGATCAAGACCCACGCGCTTTCTGTCACGCACGCTACGACACGTACGGAGGAATCCTCCGGCCCGGCTGAGAGGAGGGTCACGTGACCTCGCCTCACCTCCGCCCTCCGTCTCTCCCATCATTAAAACCGCCATCTCACTGCCTCAGCTGAACCTGGACGCTTCCAACGGAGGCCTGAAGAGGGCGCTACTGTCCACCTCCATCAGCTCACCGGCTGACTCACGCTTCTCTTACA GTCTTCTGGACTCTGGATTTGTCACACTGCCTCGTTTCTCTCGGATGGATCAGAACTTCAGAGAAGCGTCTGGAAGTTTGTGTTCAGACTACAGACGGAGTTCACTGCCTGAGAACAGCGACATGACACTGACACGATCTGATTCTCTCACCTCCTTCACCGTGGACCTCGGGCCCTCCCTCATGACTGAGGTTCTgggtttgattgacagctccagACGTCTCTTCAGCAGCACTAAGGACTGGGAtatggaggaggaggagagttCATCCGTCTCTCCacaggatgatgatgatgatgatgaagaacagCTGAACGTGTGTCCGGTCAGAGAGGAGGTCAGGATTGAACCTCAGAGGTTTCAGGAGGCCGCAGACGTACTGGCGCGTCACtttggaggaggaggag AAGAGGAGCGTCACAGATCTTCATCTTTCAGACACAAGAGGGCGCTGTACACCTTCACTGAAGCAGAGGAAGAGATCAACGTATGA
- the LOC130549621 gene encoding aerolysin-like protein produces the protein MATTLHLIGGNEGQEFSFTGENNGSSLQRMWVWVGGSEVKAVRAWLTDGREETFGKPEGSYQEFVFQPGELITSMSLWGNGYGTRFGAIKFNTNHSRSFFVKMTRWRLQTEWTIDVGSGLCLGIVGRCGEDIDCMGFLFLNKVESVILTNLSYPTLDLVKPNVALEVIQSSTYKNETSVSQEQTIESSKKITQSSSWSTKESITSTFSMEVKAGIPDIVDVSTGFSLEIGTENTYSKEYTDERTETQTFKIDVPARKKVDVHITIGRCSFDLPYSGTVMVMCENGSVFTYQTKGKYKGVSYTKIRVDTKEHNL, from the coding sequence ATGGCAACAACTTTGCACCTAATCGGTGGCAATGAAGGTCAGGAGTTTTCCTTCACTGGTGAGAACAATGGTTCCAGTTTACAGAGGATGTGGGTTTGGGTGGGAGGATCAGAGGTGAAGGCGGTCCGGGCCTGGCTTACAGACGGAAGAGAAGAAACTTTTGGAAAACCTGAAGGATCATATCAAGAGTTTGTGTTTCAGCCCGGCGAGCTCATCACCTCGATGTCACTGTGGGGAAACGGATATGGGACGCGTTTCGGAGCCATCAAATTCAACACCAACCATTCCAGAAGTTTCTTTGTGAAAATGACGAGGTGGCGTTTGCAAACAGAATGGACCATCGACGTCGGCTCTGGATTGTGTCTGGGCATCGTGGGAAGATGCGGCGAAGACATCGACTGCATGGGATTTTTATTTCTCAATAAAGTTGAGTCAGTAATTCTCACTAATCTCAGCTATCCAACTCTTGACCTGGTCAAACCAAACGTCGCACTAGAAGTGATCCAATCGAGCACTTACAAGAACGAAACCTCCGTCAGTCAAGAGCAAACCATTGAAAGCTCAAAAAAAATAACCCAATCCTCCTCATGGTCTACAAAAGAAAGCATCACAAGCACATTCTCCATGGAGGTGAAGGCTGGGATTCCAGATATCGTAGACGTTTCCACAGGATTCAGTCTTGAGATTGGGACAGAAAACACTTACAGTAAAGAATACACGGATGAAAGAACGGAAACACAAACGTTTAAGATCGATGTTCCAGCGAGGAAGAAGGTGGATGTTCACATCACGATTGGCAGATGTAGTTTTGATCTCCCGTACAGCGGCACAGTGATGGTCATGTGTGAGAACGGTTCAGTGTTCACATATCAAACCAAAGGCAAATACAAAGGTGTCAGTTACACCAAAATAAGAGTTGACACCAAAGAACACAACCTTTAA